Proteins encoded in a region of the Acetomicrobium sp. S15 = DSM 107314 genome:
- a CDS encoding transporter substrate-binding domain-containing protein, protein MKKVLCLVTVLAVMAFSHAVFAAEKPWMVDRVLDKKELVLGTAPGYFPFEMIDKKGNIVGYDVDVAKEMADALGVKLSIQRYGFDGLIPALQTGKIDIVMAGMTITPKRALVVSFSNPYYSTGQTLLVSKKNPDVKSWRDLDQPGKIIGVSLGTTGAILAKQIFEKAQVRDFDTFPDASLAASSGRIDAVVYDEPGVRVYVAQHPDTTYGVYDLISVENLGIAVPKNDFASLQWINSFLYSFVGGLKHQTMVKKWFEDMSWIQEMEAK, encoded by the coding sequence GTGAAAAAGGTCTTGTGCTTGGTGACGGTTTTGGCGGTTATGGCTTTTTCTCACGCTGTCTTTGCCGCTGAGAAACCATGGATGGTCGACAGGGTCTTGGACAAGAAGGAGTTGGTTTTGGGCACGGCTCCCGGGTATTTCCCCTTCGAGATGATCGACAAAAAGGGAAATATCGTAGGATACGATGTCGATGTCGCTAAGGAGATGGCAGATGCCTTGGGGGTCAAGCTGTCGATACAGAGATACGGCTTCGACGGACTGATCCCCGCCCTTCAGACCGGCAAGATAGACATCGTAATGGCCGGCATGACCATAACGCCCAAGAGGGCTCTCGTCGTCTCTTTCAGCAACCCTTACTATTCTACTGGGCAGACGCTTTTGGTGTCGAAGAAAAACCCCGACGTCAAGTCGTGGCGCGATCTCGATCAGCCGGGTAAGATCATAGGCGTGTCATTGGGCACCACAGGGGCGATTCTGGCCAAACAGATCTTCGAGAAGGCCCAGGTTAGAGATTTCGATACGTTCCCCGATGCCTCGCTTGCCGCGTCCTCCGGCAGAATCGACGCGGTCGTCTATGATGAACCTGGCGTGAGAGTATACGTGGCGCAACATCCCGATACCACCTATGGAGTTTACGACCTTATCTCTGTAGAAAACCTCGGCATAGCGGTGCCCAAGAACGACTTCGCCTCACTTCAGTGGATAAATTCCTTCTTGTATTCTTTTGTAGGAGGCCTAAAGCATCAAACGATGGTCAAGAAATGGTTTGAAGATATGAGCTGGATACAAGAGATGGAAGCGAAATAA
- a CDS encoding ABC transporter permease subunit, translated as MSELDWGVAIDYLDVLLYGVLLTLRLSAISTVVGLAIGITVGLCRISKNPLIAIPAAVYVEVVRGIPLLVLLFYIYFGIGYFVNMPPFIAAVSGLGIFSGAFVAEIVRSGIESISRGQMEAARSTGMTYLQAMRFVILPQAFRRILPPLAGQFISLIKDSSLVSVISVVDLTLQARNVIIATFRSFEIWTVTALLYFSLTFTLSRAVRYLERRFKIVD; from the coding sequence GTGAGCGAGCTTGACTGGGGAGTGGCAATAGACTATCTCGACGTTCTGCTCTATGGCGTGTTGCTGACGCTGAGGCTATCGGCCATCTCTACAGTAGTCGGGTTAGCGATAGGGATAACCGTTGGATTGTGTCGCATATCCAAAAACCCGCTAATAGCCATTCCCGCAGCCGTGTATGTTGAGGTCGTGAGGGGGATCCCCCTCCTCGTCCTCCTTTTTTACATCTATTTTGGAATAGGCTATTTTGTGAACATGCCGCCCTTTATAGCTGCCGTCTCGGGCCTCGGCATATTTTCAGGGGCCTTTGTGGCCGAGATTGTGAGGAGCGGCATAGAGTCGATCTCGAGGGGTCAAATGGAGGCTGCTCGCTCCACGGGCATGACATATTTGCAGGCCATGAGGTTCGTGATCCTGCCGCAGGCCTTCAGGAGGATCCTGCCGCCGTTGGCGGGGCAATTCATATCTCTCATAAAAGACTCATCCCTGGTGTCTGTGATCTCTGTGGTGGATCTAACCCTTCAAGCGCGGAATGTGATAATTGCCACATTTCGATCGTTTGAGATCTGGACTGTAACGGCATTGCTCTATTTTTCTCTCACATTCACGTTATCTCGCGCAGTGAGGTACTTGGAAAGAAGGTTTAAGATAGTTGATTAA
- a CDS encoding amino acid ABC transporter ATP-binding protein: protein MIKLERVFKSFGHLQVLKSVNLEVKSGEVVVVLGPSGAGKSTMLRVVNGLETVDSGQVWVDGVPVHDKRTNINLLRQKIGFVFQHFELYPHLTALQNVTLAPIVVKRMKKEDAEAKGVQLLSALGLSDKVGSFPAQLSGGQRQRVAIARALAMDPKVMLFDEPTSALDPEMIKEVLDAMKSLAKGGMTMIIVSHEMGFAREVADRVVFMDKGMILEEGAPEAFFSSPTHPRAVEFLEKVLR, encoded by the coding sequence TTGATTAAGCTCGAAAGGGTTTTTAAGAGCTTCGGCCATCTCCAAGTGCTTAAAAGCGTCAACTTGGAGGTGAAGAGTGGAGAGGTCGTGGTGGTGTTAGGGCCGAGTGGCGCCGGCAAGAGCACCATGCTTAGGGTTGTAAATGGCCTGGAGACGGTGGATTCGGGCCAGGTTTGGGTCGACGGCGTGCCTGTCCACGATAAAAGGACGAACATCAATCTGTTGAGACAAAAGATCGGCTTCGTGTTTCAACATTTCGAGCTATATCCTCATCTCACAGCGCTGCAAAATGTGACATTGGCCCCCATCGTCGTCAAGAGGATGAAGAAAGAGGATGCCGAGGCGAAAGGGGTTCAGCTCCTTTCGGCTTTGGGCCTCTCCGATAAGGTCGGCTCATTTCCGGCGCAGCTCTCCGGCGGCCAAAGGCAACGCGTGGCAATAGCCAGGGCCTTGGCGATGGACCCCAAAGTGATGCTCTTTGACGAACCCACTTCAGCGCTGGATCCTGAGATGATAAAAGAGGTCTTGGATGCGATGAAGTCATTGGCGAAGGGCGGTATGACGATGATCATCGTTTCTCACGAGATGGGTTTTGCCAGGGAAGTCGCCGATAGGGTTGTCTTTATGGATAAGGGGATGATCCTGGAAGAAGGTGCGCCGGAGGCATTCTTTTCTTCGCCGACTCATCCCAGGGCGGTCGAGTTCCTGGAGAAAGTACTGCGATGA
- a CDS encoding L,D-transpeptidase, which translates to MRSSFKRFSENRVRRRRLWLLPVLFLLAGLSFWGIKTLWTSESATAGGGQKEKDVSVASIAATAPAKGGEVWVKVVKSSHTLYLYEGDKIIKTSIVAVGENPGDKQRAGDRRTPEGEFVVEQIQNSSYWKYDFGDGPVEGAYGPWFIRLKTGWQGIGIHGTHDESFLGKDVTEGCIRMKNEDLEFLKSRISIGTRVVIEP; encoded by the coding sequence GTGAGGTCTTCGTTTAAACGTTTTTCGGAAAACCGTGTCCGCCGTAGGCGACTGTGGTTATTGCCGGTGTTGTTTCTTTTAGCGGGCCTTTCGTTTTGGGGCATTAAAACCCTTTGGACTTCCGAGAGCGCTACCGCCGGCGGCGGTCAAAAAGAAAAGGACGTCTCAGTTGCTTCCATTGCGGCGACCGCTCCTGCTAAGGGCGGAGAGGTGTGGGTGAAAGTGGTAAAGAGTTCCCATACACTTTATTTATATGAGGGTGACAAGATAATTAAGACCTCTATCGTCGCGGTGGGCGAAAATCCCGGAGATAAACAGAGAGCCGGCGATCGCAGAACGCCCGAGGGAGAGTTTGTCGTCGAGCAGATTCAAAATTCGAGCTACTGGAAATACGACTTCGGAGACGGCCCTGTGGAAGGAGCTTATGGACCGTGGTTTATACGGTTAAAGACCGGATGGCAGGGTATAGGAATTCATGGCACCCACGACGAATCTTTTCTGGGGAAGGACGTCACAGAGGGGTGCATTAGGATGAAAAACGAGGATTTAGAGTTTTTGAAGAGTCGCATAAGCATCGGGACAAGGGTGGTAATAGAACCTTAA
- a CDS encoding winged helix-turn-helix domain-containing protein: MDRVDTEEIGKTAGLVWDYLEENGRSSINALYKNLRVSKRLVDAAIGWLAREGKLSFSHEQRGTYVELLESK; this comes from the coding sequence ATGGATAGGGTCGACACAGAAGAGATAGGAAAGACGGCTGGATTGGTATGGGATTATTTGGAAGAGAATGGGCGAAGCTCTATCAATGCCCTCTATAAAAATTTAAGGGTTTCCAAGCGGTTGGTCGATGCGGCCATAGGTTGGCTGGCCAGGGAGGGGAAGTTATCGTTCAGTCACGAGCAAAGGGGTACTTACGTAGAACTCCTTGAGTCCAAGTAG
- a CDS encoding J domain-containing protein — protein sequence MAIILKITGFILPFLLLSAVACVVNGTASRLQNLRGLRLRRALPPQKFGALRDPYSVLGCQPGATEDEIRRAYKSLVLKYHPDRVKTLGLDEEFVQLASKRFQEIRVAYVYLMALKRRS from the coding sequence ATGGCTATAATCCTCAAAATAACCGGTTTTATACTTCCCTTTTTGCTGCTTTCAGCGGTGGCCTGCGTTGTCAATGGTACCGCTTCTCGCTTGCAGAATCTGAGAGGTTTGCGTCTGCGAAGAGCGTTGCCGCCACAGAAGTTTGGCGCCTTGCGTGATCCTTACTCCGTTTTGGGTTGCCAGCCGGGAGCCACTGAGGATGAAATAAGGCGTGCGTATAAGAGCCTGGTCCTCAAATATCACCCCGACAGGGTTAAAACTTTGGGGTTGGACGAGGAGTTCGTTCAATTGGCCTCAAAAAGGTTTCAAGAAATTAGGGTTGCATACGTGTATCTGATGGCACTTAAGCGCAGATCTTGA
- the proC gene encoding pyrroline-5-carboxylate reductase, translating to MDNLKDYKIAVIGAGIIGGAIADALAPYCQVMATRRSKEKLEEIKKKGIETTQDNIAAATWADVVVVAVKPKQVVPVLQEITSAVEDKLVISFAAAISLDIMRRVAPRSRFIRAMTNIAAIVRKGYTVYAYGGEVLQKDIALAEAIFANLGEARAVDEQFLDVLTAMSGSGPAYIYTVVESMIYGALRMGLPRDLALQAAAHTAIGASHLLLASGRHPAELRDLVVTPGGVTIEGIYELEESRIRTAFMKAISAASVKAQQFSEDARVQAEKTLGNISEGSD from the coding sequence TTGGATAATTTGAAGGACTACAAAATAGCGGTGATCGGAGCGGGCATTATAGGAGGAGCCATTGCCGATGCCCTGGCTCCTTATTGTCAAGTAATGGCTACGAGGCGCAGCAAGGAGAAGCTCGAGGAGATCAAGAAAAAGGGCATCGAAACGACGCAGGATAACATTGCGGCGGCCACATGGGCAGATGTGGTGGTGGTCGCTGTAAAACCGAAGCAGGTGGTTCCCGTTCTACAGGAGATAACCTCGGCGGTAGAGGACAAACTCGTCATATCCTTCGCTGCAGCCATATCTTTAGACATTATGAGGCGCGTCGCACCGCGCTCGCGCTTCATAAGAGCCATGACCAATATAGCAGCGATTGTGCGTAAGGGTTACACAGTGTATGCCTACGGCGGTGAGGTCCTACAAAAGGACATAGCCTTAGCCGAGGCGATATTTGCAAACCTAGGCGAGGCGAGGGCTGTGGACGAGCAATTTCTCGACGTCTTGACCGCCATGTCCGGCTCTGGCCCAGCGTATATATATACCGTAGTGGAGTCCATGATTTATGGAGCTTTGAGGATGGGTTTGCCTCGCGACTTGGCGTTGCAGGCTGCTGCCCATACAGCCATCGGTGCCTCGCACCTCCTGCTCGCCTCTGGGAGGCATCCGGCCGAACTGAGGGACCTCGTCGTCACGCCGGGCGGCGTGACGATAGAGGGAATCTACGAATTAGAAGAAAGCCGCATACGCACGGCCTTTATGAAGGCAATCAGCGCCGCCTCCGTAAAGGCGCAACAATTCTCTGAGGATGCGAGGGTGCAGGCGGAGAAAACCTTAGGTAACATCAGCGAGGGCTCGGATTAG
- a CDS encoding F0F1 ATP synthase subunit gamma — MIDQMRQRRRRSSIEEVIQKTQQKLEKTKQRFLKKHSDEIADIFVKLTEMAGVDAFEFLNAHFKMQPIEREGHLKELLKKLSQIPESNSQ, encoded by the coding sequence ATGATCGATCAGATGAGACAAAGAAGGAGAAGGAGCTCCATAGAGGAAGTAATCCAGAAAACCCAGCAAAAGCTGGAGAAAACAAAACAACGCTTTTTGAAGAAGCACAGCGACGAGATCGCAGACATATTCGTCAAATTAACTGAAATGGCCGGGGTAGATGCCTTTGAGTTTTTGAACGCTCACTTCAAAATGCAACCAATAGAAAGAGAGGGGCATCTGAAGGAGCTCCTCAAAAAACTATCCCAAATCCCAGAGTCCAACTCGCAGTAG
- a CDS encoding leucyl aminopeptidase produces MRVESMPHDLSGFEGESLGLLLFEGDLDGINCLGDLASEVRSRAELERFTGNKESFIKATFPDGRIKRVILAGLGKREKATPDAFRTGAALVVKEAAKSGAASLALATPTAPDASVSQALTEGALLGSYSFDRYRSKKDEPETKIKQVMVAGGDEEALNRGALFACGQNYARDLANEPANVINPLTFSGEAQKVAKEVGLECTVYDESHLQGMGMNALLAVGKGSAIPPKFVHLVYRPAERSAKRVAFVGKGITFDSGGLNIKPDEHMRGMKGDKMGACNVLAAMRTIAHLRPPVEVHGLIGLAENMPSGDAYRPDDVIKAYNGKTIEIGSTDAEGRVTMADVLSYASKLKPDYIIDMATLTGACIIALGGYMAGLFSNDEDFARDLLSASSRSGERVWRLPLDDERLRKRIDSPIADVANVGGRPGGAITAAMFLQEFVEEGIPWAHLDVAGVDNYKEPFGYYAKGATGFGVRLFLEWLYSII; encoded by the coding sequence ATGCGCGTAGAGTCTATGCCCCACGATCTATCCGGTTTCGAGGGGGAATCGCTGGGGCTTTTGCTGTTCGAGGGTGATCTCGACGGTATCAATTGTCTGGGGGATCTGGCATCTGAGGTACGCTCCAGGGCTGAGCTTGAGCGGTTCACCGGAAATAAGGAAAGCTTTATCAAGGCCACATTCCCTGACGGGCGTATCAAGCGCGTAATTTTAGCCGGCTTGGGGAAGAGGGAAAAAGCCACGCCCGATGCCTTTCGTACGGGCGCAGCTTTGGTCGTAAAGGAGGCAGCTAAATCAGGGGCAGCTTCTTTGGCTCTTGCAACGCCAACCGCGCCGGATGCCTCGGTCTCTCAAGCCCTCACCGAGGGAGCGCTGCTTGGAAGCTACAGCTTTGACCGCTATAGATCTAAGAAAGATGAACCCGAGACTAAGATAAAGCAAGTTATGGTAGCAGGCGGAGACGAGGAGGCATTGAACAGGGGTGCGCTTTTCGCCTGCGGTCAAAACTACGCCAGAGACTTGGCTAACGAGCCGGCCAACGTAATCAACCCGCTTACCTTCTCGGGTGAAGCTCAGAAGGTGGCAAAGGAAGTAGGGCTCGAATGCACCGTATACGACGAGAGCCACCTACAAGGGATGGGCATGAACGCCCTTTTGGCAGTCGGCAAGGGATCCGCTATTCCTCCCAAGTTCGTTCATCTGGTGTATCGTCCGGCGGAAAGGTCGGCGAAGCGGGTAGCTTTCGTCGGCAAGGGGATCACTTTCGACAGCGGCGGTTTGAACATAAAGCCAGATGAACACATGAGGGGGATGAAAGGAGACAAGATGGGCGCCTGTAACGTTTTGGCCGCCATGCGCACGATTGCCCACCTGCGCCCTCCTGTGGAAGTCCACGGCCTTATAGGGCTCGCTGAGAATATGCCCAGCGGAGATGCCTACAGGCCAGATGACGTGATTAAAGCATATAATGGCAAGACCATAGAAATAGGGAGCACCGATGCCGAAGGGCGCGTCACCATGGCCGATGTCCTGTCTTATGCTTCGAAGCTTAAGCCAGATTACATCATAGATATGGCTACACTGACCGGGGCTTGCATAATCGCATTGGGAGGCTACATGGCTGGCCTCTTTTCAAACGACGAGGACTTTGCAAGAGACCTCCTTTCGGCGTCATCTCGAAGCGGCGAGAGGGTGTGGCGTCTTCCGCTCGATGATGAGCGGCTGCGGAAGCGTATCGATTCCCCCATAGCCGATGTGGCAAATGTAGGGGGACGTCCTGGCGGTGCCATCACGGCGGCCATGTTCCTTCAGGAGTTCGTGGAGGAGGGCATACCCTGGGCGCACCTCGACGTTGCCGGTGTGGACAATTACAAGGAGCCGTTCGGATATTATGCCAAAGGGGCTACGGGCTTCGGTGTCCGCTTATTTCTTGAATGGCTCTATTCGATAATCTGA
- a CDS encoding SIS domain-containing protein — MIQRLIRERLSTLPPGQAEVARFIAQNPQEAAFLTAAQIGFRVGVSESTVIRLAMALGYPGFPEMRTAIAGQVKDQLSTLERLHRYDETSVDSSLLRRALREDMGNLSGALLSVDEGALEALSYAIVQAKETYILGLRSAHSLAYYLWFYLSWFLPHVQLLGRENIWERIAQGTPETLFVGMSFPRYTRLTVEALEAARVKGLSTAAITDSLVSPLAACAQIVLAIPSKPISFIDSFSAPMSVLNALILGVVGKCKDCAEERLEELERMWQERQIYL; from the coding sequence GTGATCCAAAGGCTTATTCGAGAGAGGTTGAGCACCCTCCCTCCAGGTCAAGCTGAGGTGGCGCGCTTCATAGCGCAAAATCCACAGGAGGCAGCCTTCCTCACCGCCGCTCAGATAGGCTTCAGGGTGGGTGTGAGCGAATCCACGGTCATCCGCTTGGCGATGGCCTTGGGTTATCCAGGTTTTCCCGAGATGAGGACAGCTATCGCCGGCCAGGTTAAAGATCAACTTTCTACGCTCGAGCGCCTGCATCGTTATGATGAAACTTCAGTGGACTCTTCTCTTCTGCGACGAGCGCTTAGAGAGGACATGGGCAATCTCTCCGGGGCCCTCTTATCGGTGGACGAAGGAGCGCTTGAGGCACTATCTTATGCCATAGTTCAGGCTAAAGAGACTTACATTCTGGGCTTACGGAGCGCTCATTCCCTCGCCTACTATCTGTGGTTTTACCTGTCTTGGTTTTTGCCTCACGTGCAGCTTTTGGGAAGGGAGAACATCTGGGAGAGGATAGCGCAGGGAACGCCCGAAACGCTCTTTGTTGGGATGAGCTTTCCCCGCTATACGCGCCTTACCGTCGAGGCCTTAGAGGCTGCAAGGGTGAAAGGGCTTTCCACGGCAGCCATAACCGATTCTTTGGTCAGTCCCTTGGCTGCCTGCGCTCAAATCGTCCTCGCCATTCCATCTAAGCCCATCTCTTTCATAGATTCGTTTTCTGCCCCGATGAGCGTCTTAAACGCTCTTATCCTCGGTGTAGTGGGGAAATGCAAGGATTGCGCGGAAGAGCGCTTAGAAGAACTCGAACGGATGTGGCAAGAAAGGCAAATCTATCTATAG
- a CDS encoding aspartate aminotransferase family protein, translating into MSEKCHVFPRDFTQDLPMAVKASGIYIYDDQGKEYIDGCSGALISNVGHCVPEVVEAVCEQLRRLEFAHTSRWSNEAIERAAAQVASLAPMGMSYVWFVSGGSEAVESAVRLARSFYLERDGGGSQKHLIIGRWNSYHGSTMGAVAVGGNIPRRRAFVPMFMEHPKIETHYCYRCPFSLAYPSCGCACAKKLEEAIKRIGPQYIAAFLAEPIVGSTVGALPPPDEYWPMVREICDRYDVLLIADEVMTGFGRTGENFAVDHWSVIPDIIACAKGMAAGYVPTGGVIVKDAVAEVIKKGSGAFPMAHTYCGNPVSGAAVEAVIKYIKAHNLVKNARVQGELLGSLLKELEEIPIVGEARGKGLMWGVELVADKATKRPFPRKLKTSGVVTRECMRRGLVVYPGGGMADGVDGDNFMVAPPLTVKEGEVREIASRLKGALEAASEAVRVGA; encoded by the coding sequence ATGAGCGAAAAATGTCACGTCTTTCCGAGGGATTTCACTCAGGATTTGCCTATGGCGGTTAAGGCGAGCGGCATTTACATCTACGACGATCAAGGCAAGGAATATATCGACGGTTGCAGCGGTGCCCTCATATCAAATGTGGGGCACTGCGTGCCGGAAGTGGTCGAGGCGGTATGTGAACAATTGCGTCGCTTGGAATTTGCCCACACCTCCCGCTGGAGCAACGAGGCCATAGAGCGAGCTGCCGCCCAGGTAGCAAGCCTTGCCCCCATGGGGATGAGTTACGTCTGGTTCGTCTCCGGCGGGAGCGAGGCCGTGGAATCGGCAGTGAGGCTCGCTCGGAGCTTTTATCTTGAGCGAGACGGAGGGGGGTCGCAGAAGCACCTCATCATAGGCAGGTGGAACTCGTATCACGGAAGCACCATGGGGGCCGTGGCAGTAGGGGGCAATATCCCAAGGCGCAGGGCCTTTGTCCCCATGTTCATGGAGCATCCAAAAATTGAGACCCACTATTGCTATCGTTGCCCTTTTTCTCTCGCCTATCCGTCATGTGGCTGCGCTTGCGCGAAAAAGCTCGAAGAGGCGATCAAACGCATAGGCCCTCAATATATAGCGGCGTTTTTAGCTGAGCCAATTGTGGGTTCGACTGTGGGGGCGCTCCCTCCGCCTGACGAATATTGGCCCATGGTGAGGGAAATCTGTGATCGCTACGACGTATTGTTGATAGCAGACGAGGTGATGACTGGTTTCGGCAGGACGGGGGAGAACTTCGCCGTGGATCACTGGAGCGTGATCCCGGATATCATCGCCTGCGCCAAGGGGATGGCGGCAGGCTATGTTCCCACCGGCGGGGTCATCGTAAAAGATGCCGTAGCGGAAGTAATAAAGAAGGGAAGCGGCGCATTTCCCATGGCGCACACTTATTGCGGCAATCCAGTGAGCGGCGCTGCCGTCGAGGCTGTGATCAAATACATAAAGGCTCACAACCTCGTGAAAAATGCACGCGTCCAGGGAGAACTTTTGGGGTCACTCTTAAAAGAACTGGAAGAGATTCCTATCGTGGGTGAGGCGAGAGGCAAAGGGCTCATGTGGGGGGTGGAGCTCGTGGCCGATAAAGCTACCAAGCGTCCATTCCCCAGAAAGCTCAAGACTTCTGGCGTCGTAACGCGTGAGTGCATGAGGCGCGGCCTCGTGGTCTATCCCGGTGGAGGCATGGCTGACGGCGTGGACGGCGACAACTTCATGGTGGCTCCTCCTCTAACAGTTAAAGAAGGTGAAGTGCGCGAAATAGCTTCTCGCCTGAAAGGTGCCCTTGAGGCCGCCTCAGAAGCGGTACGTGTGGGCGCATGA
- a CDS encoding 3-oxoacid CoA-transferase subunit A — translation MPTKVIKPVTSAKEAVSGIKDGSSIMVGGFNYGGIPYTLIDALVEKGVKGLTLISNDTAYEDVGHGKLISGGQAKKVIASHVGLNKATSRLYNEDKLELELVPQGTLVERIRAGGFGLGGFLTPTGVGTVAEEGHQVVEVGGKKFILELPLKADFALIRAHYADRMGNLTYFGTNRNFNPIMATAADVVVAEVDAVVDVGCIDPNDVVTPGIFVDILVVKGDSYYAART, via the coding sequence GTGCCTACGAAAGTGATAAAACCGGTAACCTCGGCCAAGGAAGCGGTTAGCGGCATCAAAGACGGAAGCAGCATTATGGTCGGAGGTTTTAACTATGGAGGCATTCCTTACACATTGATCGATGCCCTTGTGGAGAAGGGGGTAAAGGGCCTCACTCTTATATCCAACGACACCGCCTATGAAGACGTAGGGCATGGCAAACTCATATCTGGAGGACAAGCTAAGAAGGTGATCGCCTCCCATGTAGGGTTAAATAAGGCTACAAGTCGCCTTTACAACGAGGACAAACTCGAATTGGAACTGGTGCCCCAGGGGACGCTTGTGGAGCGGATCAGGGCCGGCGGTTTCGGCCTGGGCGGCTTTCTAACTCCTACGGGAGTGGGCACCGTGGCGGAGGAGGGGCATCAAGTTGTGGAGGTGGGTGGCAAGAAATTCATCCTGGAGCTCCCGTTAAAGGCGGATTTTGCCCTTATCCGAGCCCATTATGCCGATCGAATGGGCAATCTCACGTATTTCGGCACCAACAGAAATTTCAATCCTATAATGGCCACGGCAGCTGACGTCGTCGTGGCCGAGGTGGATGCCGTAGTGGACGTGGGATGCATCGATCCCAACGATGTGGTGACGCCCGGCATCTTCGTTGACATCTTAGTGGTAAAGGGGGACTCCTACTATGCTGCCCGCACTTAG
- a CDS encoding 3-oxoacid CoA-transferase subunit B produces the protein MLPALSEEEKKHRIAKRVALEFSDGDVVNLGIGIPALVSDYIPEGVRVILQTENGAVGAGPKPDVEDLRFIGAGGRCLSIAPGGSCIASDLSFGIIRGGHLDATVLGALQVDSEGNLANWMVPGGLVAGMGGAMDLVVGAKRVIIATTHTTKDGRPKLVKKCTLPLTAVNVVDVVVTELALFRFYDGKMVLEEVAPGVTVDDIRACTEADFAAAEPVQVMKGITQ, from the coding sequence ATGCTGCCCGCACTTAGCGAAGAGGAGAAAAAGCATCGCATCGCCAAAAGGGTTGCCCTGGAGTTCAGCGATGGCGATGTCGTGAATCTGGGCATAGGCATTCCTGCACTGGTTTCAGATTATATCCCGGAGGGGGTCAGGGTCATCCTGCAGACGGAAAACGGTGCTGTGGGGGCCGGTCCCAAGCCGGACGTAGAAGATCTGCGCTTCATAGGCGCAGGGGGTAGATGCCTTTCCATCGCGCCTGGCGGGTCATGCATAGCCAGCGACTTGAGTTTTGGCATCATTCGAGGAGGGCATTTAGACGCCACCGTCTTGGGAGCCTTGCAGGTGGATTCCGAAGGAAATTTGGCTAACTGGATGGTGCCGGGTGGCCTCGTGGCCGGTATGGGTGGCGCTATGGATTTGGTTGTGGGCGCCAAAAGAGTAATTATAGCCACGACTCATACGACAAAGGATGGTCGTCCTAAGCTCGTAAAAAAGTGCACGCTCCCTCTTACGGCCGTGAACGTCGTAGATGTGGTCGTAACAGAGCTCGCTCTCTTTCGTTTCTACGATGGGAAGATGGTCTTGGAGGAAGTGGCTCCCGGCGTTACGGTGGACGATATAAGGGCTTGCACCGAAGCCGATTTTGCGGCAGCGGAGCCCGTTCAAGTCATGAAAGGCATAACGCAGTAG